The DNA sequence aaaaaatagaaattgggtgttttcaatattttggtatttttaggtgaatttatttttgcatttttgtaatttttttttttgtatttccataaatataaaagttatcaCTTTGTTTTGTGCATGAAAAAAACGAATGTTCAAATTGTGTGATCTGGGAACTTTTTTTACTTCTAAATTGTacaatttggattttttttttactttaaattatataacttgAAAGATCTTTTCTTTCTAATTGTTACGTGACTGGATTTAACATCTTGGAAGGTAATATTTATATGggcaattttattttgataattaaattttaacaacattttttttcaatatgagcgattattttttaaataattttagaatataaaaaataaaaaaataaaaaattggaaaccacttaaaaaatgtGACATTAGGTTATAAAAAAAGTGttcaaatttaattgttaaaaatcattttcctattTAGGTTAGATATTATTTGTTCTTGTAGGTGGTACAAAGGatgggcaaaaaatctaatttgtatgatccaatccatttttcctatgatccaatccatttaatatccattctattaaaaatacagttcatttaaaatcaattttattggATCTAAATATCAATCTAGTCTacattttatggattggatattcattctcgaaatctagattttcaaaatggataatccaaaatatccattccaaattttcactttatattttttgttaggttaggctaaaggttgagacggactagcccaaatttagtcgtatttgattgagttggcgtgaccctatacaaaatttggccgaattatGCCAAATTATGTCAAGTCGATCCCGATCGAGATTTGACCCAGTTagtcctggacaaaatttggaagtattcggacaaatctgtcaaattctttggTATCAACCCTATGGACATAAATTTGGATCCACAtccattatttggatccaaaatggatgtggattagatttttgatAAGGATAACACCATAAAATTTGGCAGATTTTTTGTTGAGGCCAAATTTCAACATGagatgaacttggatgactttcgaacaaatttcggtcggggacgacgtgaccaaatttgggctaaggtcgactcgacaaaatttcagtcgagatcgacttgactggATTCGAATGAATTTCGGCCAGGAccgattttgcctaatacgaccTAATTTTGGCCAGAGtcgacttggccaaatatggccacatttgggCCAGGGCCTGATCAGTCaggttgactccactaaattcgtcgGTCGGGACTGACTTGACTGAACATGACCAATTTTTGATCACAgccgactaagttgaatatagtcaaatttcatTCGGGACTTACTTGACCGAATATGGCTAAATTTGGACTAGTGCtaactcgaccaaattttggtcatgaccaactcgactgaatttggccaaatttaggttaggaccgactcatgtttttatagacctttaatttatgggttaatggtttttatggctaacgactatattcttattactatttacttctttgtctccattttctatctataaataccacctaggtgcatgagGAAAGACACaacacaacaacaataacaaagacaacaaacactagagtttttctctgaaatgtttttcttttcttctctatattatctttaagacaatggtgttcataaggttcgaaGATCCTTCGCtacactcgatcgatctgacgggttgttgtatcttgggagagaaacaaatatgatttgaaacacatatgagtgtgtatttgtttagccctgtgcaataggggcgttttctctctaaggatagcgctatgcgtgTCTCAACCCAaaatatttctactccttacatttatcttttatttattattgttattataattgttgatctctgattaatattaattattttatatattgtcttagtattattattgatttaataattattattatattattatattatttcatatttatattattattagtattatttaagtaatcattttctaaccaTTCTTACTATGTTTTGGGAAAGAACATGTATAGCCTATTTCTACTAGTGTTGTTGAGATTTTATTTGTCCACGGTACGGTTTGAGTGATTCAATTCAGATGTTTCCTAATAACTTTTATCTGAAATTTTTATCTtactgttattatttttttaggtttaattagtaatttaatttttatatttagattttttatttgttttggtatttatgtagtttttattcaattatcaatattaaataaaattaagatgatattttcatcaaattgatattaacattatttgaaaaatattacatctgtaataaaatgtttaattaataatttactctttatatttaacttttcatttttgtttctgtaacatttttagcataattaagtttttatattctttaaacTTAATGGAtcttttaatgaaatcaatgtTAATATTGTTAAGAGTTTATTACACGATTTCAAACTCTCTTTTTCATcttcaacttcttcttcttcggtGACACAATTTTACTATGTCGTGaagataaataaacataaaaacctaaacaatgaaaaagataatattGACTCGAATAAATATTAGGACTCAAACAAGTCAAAAATAACTACAAAGAATAAAATGAATCAAAGGGGCAAATATAAacattgtttaatttagttaccattattatcattttatcttttaattaatttttttttttcaatatatcttagagagaacaaaattattattacttgcaatagtattttactttatttgatAAAGAGGATATTATCAATGTGATTAGGTCCTTTCAAGTACGAGAGacatttatattaaaagcattatttacaataaataaaattttgactcattaaactagtttattttttgtgatctatgaaaatgagaaagttaaccttatcaaaaaaaaaatttgacataatCTTCATTGTCGGTTTGAAAGCTAATATagaaataaagataataataacttttaactttttaaaagttatgAATGTCATTTCACATTAAAAtcgacaaatatttttattttctacattaAATATATAGTACAATAAACGTATAATTCCTTTAAACTTTCTATCCTCGCGAAACTAGTAATTTTGCGAACAAAACTTTCTTCTTCTCATCGTATTATTGACTTTGGTATGTCTTCTTTCATTTCCTGTTGTTGTCATTGTTGTCACTTTCACGTTGGTGTGTGGTGTTTTTTCCTCTCTCACAATGGTGATTGGGATTgaacttatttaattttgttgtaatggtgttaataatattaagtttttgGTTGTTAGGTCATAACCTTTGTCACACATTCATAGCTCTACATAGATCAGAAAAAGAGATATAAACTCATACATGAAGCATACTGTCAAAAATTCcaaaaagatttaaaaggaaaggaaaagaagCATAAAGTAGTTTATTGAAAAATCAGTGTATATAACTTATGAAAAATTGAATGAGCAAGAAATTGAATAACACCACTAATCCTCCACTTTGGCTATGGCTAGTAGTCTCTTTTGAAACTTTTGTATGATCCAATGAACATATACTCATCTCCTTCACCaagtttttttttcagtaaatttGGAAAATAGGCATAAGATATGCACCCAAAAGCTTTGAGATGTCGAACTGATGGTCTCCTTTCACTCGAAGATTCTTCAAGCATCTTATCTTGAACACTTTAGTTGGACACATTTTCAATGTATATACAAAATAGTAGCAACAACTTATATCCAGAATTATCTAACATTTATTTAACTTTCAAGATACATCTCACCATGTCCAtggttgtttgatttttttttttctaacccaTTTTGTGGAGGAGTATATCTAATTGTTAAATGATGATAGATTTCATGTTGCTCAAAGAAGTTTGTAGAACTTATGTATTATTGTCATCTATCTATTATTGAAGTCGTAATTTTATAACCACTTTATTTTTCGGCAAACACTTTGAATATTTGAAAGGCATCACAAACTTATGATTTTCTACTATAAGAAATACATCTATGATTTTCTAccaaaatcatcaataaagataatgaaatattttctatagAAAATTAGTCTTTGTGTTTGTTTCCCGATTAGCAAGTCGAACACATGTTATTAAGAATATTTACAACAAGTAACTCATGAACATATTTTCTACATGGGatccaaatttcaaattttgcatCAGAGAGAATAATGCCATCCgatgtaaattttgaaatttatgtaaGATCATTCGGTGTTTGATGTAGATCTTCTTGTATCTCTACTAAaaaatgttcttctttcttacttattctaaaaaatattgacattttttgttctcttcttcAACGATGGTTGCGACTAGTGCATTCCTGAATACATCAGTGACCCAAAGTGAGTTTTTCTTCTATCTCTAAGTAGTTTGGTGTGGTTGACATCTCTATCCAGTTGCATTGTGTGTTAATGGTCTTTATTGAGGTGAGTActctaaattttcatttttatttttcaaattgataTCGCAGTTGATTTCGGAGACCTCGATCACTTATCTGACCAAGTCGAACATACACTAGTGCATACTTTtctttttacctcgccttatatgcctcggttggccaggaaccaAAGCATATAacggcgcggtggcatttttgcaattccagccaagttttatgcctcggttcagctaACACTCGAAGCCAAAGAGAGTTATAGGCCTTGGTTCGCCCAAAACTGGTGCCAAAGAGAATTATATGCCTCGGTCCAagaagacccgaagccaaaaaggggtatatggcttcggttgttaaaggaaccgaagccatagggtttatttagggtttcaATTTCGCGAACCCCCTTATTCTTCTTCGCGCCTCTGCAACtctttcctctctctctctgttgTTGCCAACCCAAATTTTTCTCATCTGGTTCACGTGTGGGTGCTCTTTCTCTTCCTCGAGAACATTGTTTTCCGTAGTGAGGACGCAACTGCTGCGGTGGCGCGTCATGTCCACCAACCACCGGCGTGGAAGCATTACCGAGGTGTGAGGCGCAGGCCATGGGGGAAGTTCGCGACGGAGATAAGGGATCCGAAGAAGAACAGAGCTAGGGTTTGGCTTGGAACTTTTGACACGGAGGAGAAAGCGGCGAAGAAGGAAGAGAAGGATGTGTCGCTGCCGGTTCCCCTCCATACTCTCCAAACGCTACGACACTCTCTCATCTGACGAAGCCTCCGCCGCCACTCACCAAATCGAGGGTAAAGCCTTCTCAGCCGCGGGTGCCCCCGCTGCGACCTCCGCTGATGGCATTGAGACTCTCCATGGTGGACTACGCGCCGGTGACGCTGTTGTTCTGTGCGTTGTTTCAGGTTGGTGGCGCGGTGGCTGGTGGCGTAGTTGATGTGTGAAGATGGCTTCGGTTCTCATATACCCGAAGCAAAAAAGTCCCTCTATAGCTCTGGTCCTTTGCAACCGACCAAAGGTTCCTCCTTTTGGTCTCATCTCAATATGCCTCGGGTCTAAAACCGAggcaaaatgacaaaaataaccgaggccaaaagtccttcctgcactggtgatAATGTCAATTTATATGACTGTAAATTTTGCATGTGTTTTTCCCTTCTTTTACATATATTACACACGATTCGTTATTAtctaatgtaaataaaaaaaaattagattcaaGTTTAAGTGCGACATAAATTACATTACTCACATTCACATTGAAATATAATCTACCATAAAAAATCATATCTTTAAAACTTAAAGAAACTCTTCTATATTATACTATATAGTATTTTAAATAGATAGTTATCAACTCTTCCCAACGTCTTACTCTTATATAGCTATAATAATTATCTTGTTCCTcacttattatatttatttctttctgtTTTGTTATTCCTACACATTCTTTCTTAGGCTGACAATAGCATTGATATCAATTTAATATTAGGTAGCCATAATAACACACATAATTTTCTTACACTCACCCAATCAGAACACATTAGAGAAAGAGAAGGGAGATAAAACTAAATGATTTATGTATTCTTGAACGTTTAATAACTACAGTGAATAGCACTGATACAAgatacacaaaataaaaaataaaaatagaaacaaaatgacTAAGTTATACAAACttcctaataatttttaaacaaaggaaaaaaaaatagggaaTATTGAGCCACTAACTTTCTTACCAAATCgtccttctttcttttcttatggGAAATATGACAAATAGACCATTTTATACTCATTTAATGTCTAATCTATTTGGTGGAGAATAATCCACggtgtcttttattttttttttttaaagttcgTTAAGTCTAAATTCGTAcctcaattatatattataaaattattaatggaCTTCCAACAttcttgtaaaaatatttattcagacaaatttaaaattgtagaAGTATGCAGTTTTTTTAGTGAGTATTCATCATCATTAAAGAGAAAACATAGTTATGAAAAATAGTGAACCTCtgttaattgtttttctttttcataaatgTTTAGCAAAGCATAGAATAATTGGTCACCAGGATTCACCACAGAGCATGCTCCAAAAGCAGAACTTTGAGATACTGTTATGGGTCATTATCATCAATCACCaacttcagtttttttttttttttttttttgggtaaaGCATTACTAACGGTtacttttcttttacattttttatatattgagaAATATATTAACGAGAACACTATTTATCGTCGAGAGAGAAGTGCTAGTAATGcaacaatttcatattttacttattgaaaGTTTTCAAGACGAGTATAATCATAAAAAGTTCATTATATGCtactctatttttcttttatttttaataaaagtttaactATGAGAGTGtatcataataaaatcataaaatatgagaaattctttttttttcttataaatataacTAATGAGAAGGTGTGGTTAAGTGTCTTGTTTGTAAAATAGATTTAATTTGATGTGTTAatcaaaataattcataaaatgtgatgaattAAAAGGATAGTGacctaaattaaaattgtaatttttttttcgatttCTGTAATTcgtaatttcaataaaattaaactgCAACAACGTGTGGATTTATGggtctatttattttttagaaataacgttttttaaattataaataatattattttatcaatatatattgagaatttgtttattaaattacgATATAAACATATTATGtattaaatttagaattattttttaatttgttttaaaaccATATCAAATAACATTTTAGTTTTGTATAATCGAATTCTCACAATTTTGTTACTTTATCCTTCAGTTTTATTTATCACTTGTATAAGGATAATAGTCAagaaaaatgagtttttttttttaactaaaaatgatATCAGATCgcattaaaaaatataggagAACATATTTTACACAACCAAATAAAAAAGCAgcttaaatttaagttttaaattaaaattaagtttgaagTTCTAAAAGCAACTTAAAACTCATTTCTGCCTAATTAAATTTCCAAATAAATTTTTGAGATGCAAAcgtacttttctttattttaagagcagatacaaatatatttttgagaGTAACTAAACACTGCATGTTATGAAGTTGAAATATACCCTCTAAACTAGGTTTTAAACCTCCAACCGAAAAGCATAAGTAACATAAATCTTTAAACACATCTCACTGCGTGAAGAATTAGTTTTTAACTGAAATATTGCAGATTAAAAGAGCATCTACAATTTTAAATCGtattattaatacaaatatttatcgATGGTAACTAATTTTGAACGAGAGTATCTCTAATGAAATCTCTTCTTTagattatatattctttttataattattgatttagtctctcaattttttgagttaatttaatttggtctttgaaattttagaatgttcaatttagtccctgaATTTTTGAAAGACACAATTTGATatccttattttttaaagtagttCAATCTAATATCTTTCGTTATATTTCAGTTACCGTCGTCGTCGTTTGTACAATGGTGAATTGTCACTGTGTAATAGAAATGTGAGTGAAATTGTTAATTAGgttggtttgtttgttggacgtaattaacatcattttagttttttttttttaatttattgcacAGTGACCGTTCACCACTATACAAACAACgtgagttaaaaatatattgagaggtactaaattgatcaattttaaaaaataaaaatacaaaattaaaccTTACAAACATTCAAAAACCAAATTGaccaaactaaaaaaattgagatcaaatcgataattatacctattttttattaacaaaattttaaatataaaactttacTTAAGAAAACTAAATCCACCGTCCCTTTTGATACTAACTTCTTAAGATGTTTTAAAAATTCCTTTATTTAgtacattaaattaaaagtttgtaaagaaatatttaaaggTCACAGTGCAATAATAACACCCACATTTCCTAGGAAAAGACATCGTTTTCTGTCCAACTATCTATCTGCCACCTTTAAACCTAACCTGCAAACCCAACACACAGAGACCACCTATCTATCAAACTTCgcttttctctattttttttttttttttgatgaGTTTTTCGCCCAAAACCTTCATTTCCCATTACACCCTTTTGGCTTTTGCAACGAAACGACAAAGACCCAAGAGCAACAACCGACCGCACAAAAGCAGGAAGTAGCAGAACGACGTTGTcgtgcttttctttttctctcacgATGATGGGTCTGAGCAAGCTCGGAACCGCGATAATGGCGGTAACGGCGTTTACTCTGGTGGCCCTGGCCGCGGAGATCGTGTACGTGCTGTGGCAGCGGCGTCAGAGGCTCCGTCCTCGCGTGCGCGTGGAGCCGCAGGAGGCTTCACACCAGTGTTCTACCTCGTCTTCTCCGAGCGATGATGACGTGGACCTGGAGCTGGAACAGCACGTGATGAAGTGGCACTGTCTTAACGGTCCCTCTAGGGTGCTCTTCACCATTAaggaggaagagagagaagaggtTGAGTCCGATTACGGTAACGGTAACGGTTCGTCTGTGGAGTGTAACAAAAAGAAGTGGGTAAGTGAAGGCGTGGCGGTGGACGAGGTCGTCGTCGCCGTCGCGGTTGAACAGTTGTTGGACGAAACGACGCCGTTTTCGACGCCGTGTGCTTCACCTCCGTACTACACACCCTACACTTCGCCGAGTCGCGAGGAATGTCGTAAAGATCAAAACGACGGCAATGGATGAGTCGTTTCACACTCTGACACACTCGGTTGTTATGGTTGAACACCAGCACATCGTACGTTATGAAAAGGTATTAACATTGTAATTTAGAATGTTTAGATTGTGTAGATTTTGATTAAGATTTAGATTGATTGAATGAATGAATATGAATCCAACGTTTGGAAACGAAAGGGAAAGTTTGTGTAAAATAGGAAAAGTGCTTACTATTACTAGTGAAGTGAGCTTGAATCTGGGGTTCACTCATTGATTAGTTTTAATACCATTCATTGTTTCTTTACAAAATTCAAAGGGTCTATTACcaaatgaaggaaaaaaaaaccctaCATTTTCAAAGTTACGACCAAATTaacttctttttaaattaaatgtcaACTTAGCCGTTAATGTAGTTCATTTTTTCTTTACGTTCTTTTGGCTGTAAGTTAAGTTAGTGTGATGGTTAATGctctataatattatattaaatgaaaaataatgtatttaatgtcttgaaaatttaaaaaatgcttAGTGCTTATTTTGGCTCaaaaaaatttagataataattttcatacaaatagtcgtaagaaaaattaattttgaaattaatcttATGTAGTGttctcatttaaaaaaatataaagttaatagtaaaattaacgTAGTGTTTTTATCCAACCTTAAAACTTCTTAAAGTtgcttaatttaatttattaacattaaactaaataaatagatatatatttaaaacCACATATTATTAATGCTGGTAAACATTCTTCTTAATTACTTCATATCAATGATGTTAATTCACGGTTTCTTCACACAAGTGAATGAGAAAGAATTACTATTTGTATGGTTGTCTTTgaaatttctcttaattttgttgttaaaaAGTTCTGTAGTATCTTAATGTAATagcatttattaaaaataatttttctaattagaaattaaaaatgatagcATTTCTTTAATACTAAAATATCCATCAATTTTTGAGTTAAAGAGCGTccttcttgctttctccttctctCTCATCTCTTCACTGCACTTTCTTAAAAGCATAATGGTACGTACgcttttccttttccttcttttggattttgtttttgtttttacttaCAAAATGTTTTTTCCATTTCGTTTTGAAGAATCCGTTTCTTTTTCAGTGGGCCCCTTACTCATCTTTTTGGGCTTGCAAACACTGACTTCTACTGGGTAATTATATCTTACACACTCCTTTTTATTTATGCACTTCTTTTGGTATTTCCTTTTTGTAACTAATATTCCTTCAGAAATTATGTGCCAAAGTATATTTTAGctatagataaatattttgaaaatttattttcaaaatatattcttaAGAATACATTTTATAAATGTTGAATTTTAACACATTCCAAAATTAACTCTTTAGAGcttaatagttttataaaattaattttagattttcaattttgaatttttgtgatATACGAAAACACACCTAACATTCTGTCAGTCATTTGTTGGTACTACAGccataaaacaaataaagtaaaagacaaaagaaataagaaataaatggATGAATAACTTGATAaagaataagataaaattgtgaGATTTTACGTCAATCACAGATCACTTcgatttatagtatataaatagcTTTACAATATAagtgtaatatttattttaagattaaatttttttttctcttgatttttaataaaaattaaaattaatttattttgaaattttagattaattcgGTCtcccacttttaaaaatatgtcatctttttaatcaaatcttttaaaatttatttcacatttcaaatttgttttacGATAGTATATGAGTTATTTACACTGTAACGTCCCAAAAATTGGATaacttcaaattaaataaaacatcacatacatgaATATTCAGAGAGTACAGGGTTAGGGTATAAGAGTATTTCATACGTCAGATATACCCGTATTACAAAGAAAGGGCTCCACACGGCCCAAACAAAAATACACTAAAAGAAACAAGTAATTAAACTAGGTCTTGTTCGGAAACGAGAAGCATGACTAATAAAATCCTTCAATGTTGGGCCCCACAATGGCCCAACATCCATCAAATCCATCAAGCTGCAGCATTCCTACCATCATTACAACTGTCAAGGGTTCtcacatatgctcacatcaacaaggttgatgatcatcgcaatagAGAAGACCACACACAATATACAAGCAAgtaaaagggtaagctagtataAAGGAATATCATATTATAACAATTCACAAATAGTTTCAAGCCAAGCATAAATAACAAGCATCACACCAGAGCTATCAAAAATATATGAGActccaagacttgactatctGGATACGTggctgaggcaccaccacgtggcagtggaattatgtcctagcaatgaggcgtcaccgcgaggccttcacggaattatacccttacaggagacaccaccacgtggccttcgtggaattacgccctagCCCTGAGGCACCACGACGACctttcgtggaattacgtccttttgTCGAGACACCACCAGGAGCTCCCATTAAGagggtccatggaattacgtccaacagatgaggcgccaccaagatctctcactacaagagtcatgggtTACGCCCTACCACACTTAGTTCATGTTTCGCCAACCAATCAGAAAGTTCTCTCAAATACTAACATCATGTATACACAACCCatcatacaactcatgctttccaattcatacCCAACAAAATAACATGCCATTTCCATCTCAAACTCCTATATAAATCATGCCATCATCACGTGACCCTTCTAGTAAAGCATTTGGGTCAGATAAACAAGTCACACATCAGTGAGCCACTCCACAATAACATCCAAACTTACCCGCTGCCTCGCTCAAGCAAGcagggctcgctcaggcgagtgggatcctctcgctcaggcgagtcccatctcgcctaggcgagggcgcGACTAGGGAACAGTGACCTCTgcggggtctcgctcaggcgagccccttctcgcctaagcgagattgcaCCTCGCTCAAAAATGAAGccaggtcgcctgggcgaccgtTCGTGCAGGAAACTTGGGCGAGCCTTTGtcagcctcgcctaggcgaggcatgctcgcttgggcgagaaaaccaatGTCCGCCATTGTTCTTTCGAGTGACAGTCACCCACACATACCCACACAATCCAACAGGCATTTTCAACCGATTATATTCACACATAGGTCGTTCAATCATCATATACTCATCAAACAAGCAGATTTTACCGAAAATATGGTaaggtctagcttcccttacctgtacATAGCTAAAAAGGAGACTTCTGACACTCAACAGCCGATCGAGCACATCAAATCTAAGTGTAGATTCAGGAGCTGAAAACGCGTAAGTGGAATAGAGGAATAGAAGAGATCGATTAACTAGTTTGGAATGGGTTGACggcaaaaccctagcagaacgTTGAGGCTGCTCACAGAGGCAAGAAGTGTACTGTTTCTAAAAGTGAAGGAAAACTGGGACAGTTAGGGCAGATTAGGGTATGTTTTCACTCcttgggccagcctttaggtcCATTAGGTTaagggcagcccttaaaacaCTAAGGCAGAAAACTGGACCTTACATACACCGTTTAACACATTTCCACTTCAATAATAACTGagaaacacatttaaaatatcaaataaacttaataaatttgattaaactATGAAATTACTGTAAATTATTAAAgttggttaaataaatattttttattttataaaacattataataaatagaatataaataatttttttatagagtATCACCGAAAtattaaagtttgttaaaatagaatattactata is a window from the Vigna unguiculata cultivar IT97K-499-35 chromosome 7, ASM411807v1, whole genome shotgun sequence genome containing:
- the LOC114192334 gene encoding uncharacterized protein LOC114192334 — translated: MMGLSKLGTAIMAVTAFTLVALAAEIVYVLWQRRQRLRPRVRVEPQEASHQCSTSSSPSDDDVDLELEQHVMKWHCLNGPSRVLFTIKEEEREEVESDYGNGNGSSVECNKKKWVSEGVAVDEVVVAVAVEQLLDETTPFSTPCASPPYYTPYTSPSREECRKDQNDGNG